The following proteins come from a genomic window of Nothobranchius furzeri strain GRZ-AD chromosome 1, NfurGRZ-RIMD1, whole genome shotgun sequence:
- the fbxl14b gene encoding F-box/LRR-repeat protein 14b, with protein METHISCLFPEILAMIFSYLDVRDKGRVAQVCIAWRDASYHKSVWRGVEAKLHLRRANPSLFPSLQARGIRRVQILSLRRSLSYVIQGMPNIESLNLSGCYNLTDNGLGHAFVQEIPSLRVLNLSLCKQITDSSLGRIAQYLKNLEVLELGGCSNITNTGLLLTAWGLHRLKSLNLRSCRHVSDVGIGHLAGMTRSAAEGCLNLEYLTLQDCQKLTDLSLKHISKGLAKLRVLNLSFCGGISDAGMIHLSHMTSLWNLNLRSCDNISDTGTMHLAMGTLRLSGLDVSFCDKIGDQTLAYIAQGLYQLKSLSLCSCHISDDGINRMVRQMHELRTLNIGQCVRITDKGLELIADHLTQLVGIDLYGCTKITKRGLERITQLPCLKVLNLGLWQMTESEKVR; from the coding sequence ATGGAGACGCACATTTCGTGCCTCTTCCCGGAAATTTTAGCTATGATTTTCAGTTATCTGGACGTGAGGGACAAAGGCAGGGTTGCCCAAGTATGTATCGCTTGGAGGGATGCATCCTACCACAAGTCCGTGTGGAGGGGGGTTGAAGCCAAGCTGCACCTCCGCAGGGCTAATCCATCCTTGTTCCCCAGCCTTCAGGCCAGGGGCATCCGGAGGGTCCAGATCCTGTCTCTGCGCCGCAGCCTCAGCTATGTCATCCAAGGAATGCCTAACATCGAGTCCCTGAATCTGTCCGGCTGCTACAACCTCACAGATAACGGACTGGGCCATGCATTTGTGCAGGAGATCCCATCGCTGAGGGTTTTGAACCTGAGTCTTTGCAAGCAGATCACAGACTCCAGCTTGGGTCGGATTGCCCAGTATCTGAAAAACCTGGAGGTGCTGGAGCTTGGTGGCTGCAGCAACATCACCAACACTGGGCTTCTGCTGACAGCCTGGGGCCTCCACAGGCTTAAGAGCCTCAATCTGAGGTCCTGCAGGCATGTCTCAGATGTGGGGATTGGACATTTGGCGGGTATGACCCGTAGCGCAGCAGAGGGCTGCCTGAACCTGGAGTACCTGACTCTCCAAGACTGTCAGAAACTGACAGACCTGTCACTTAAACACATTTCCAAAGGACTGGCCAAGCTGCGGGTGCTGAACCTGAGCTTCTGTGGGGGGATCTCAGACGCTGGGATGATCCACCTCTCCCACATGACCTCCCTGTGGAACCTCAACCTTCGCTCCTGTGACAACATCAGTGACACGGGGACTATGCACCTTGCCATGGGCACCCTCAGGCTCTCTGGGCTTGATGTTTCCTTCTGTGACAAGATCGGGGACCAGACCCTGGCTTACATAGCCCAGGGGCTGTACCAGCTCAAATCCCTGTCCCTGTGCTCATGTCACATCTCCGACGATGGAATCAACCGGATGGTGAGGCAAATGCACGAGCTGAGAACCCTGAACATTGGCCAGTGTGTGCGCATCACAGACAAAGGGCTGGAGCTCATAGCGGACCACCTGACCCAGCTGGTGGGCATCGACCTGTATGGATGTACCAAGATCACCAAGAGGGGACTGGAGAGGATCACACAGCTCCCCTGCCTTAAAGTGTTGAACCTGGGACTCTGGCAGATGACAGAGAGTGAGAAAGTGAGGTGA